The window GGATGTAAATCGAAAATTATAGGCATACTGTTGTGTGTGAGACAAAAACAAAGCAAGATCTTGGCGAATGATTCACTTGTCTCAGATCACATGCACAATGATTTGCTAGAATTttgcatttaaattattattgtttttattttattttaataacaataataatttagtataaaagttttcattgcatttttgtttttacctttatgAGATATTTTTTCCAAccaaaaattcttaaaacaagatattttgtatatacacattacaagtcaaaagtttttgaacagtaagattttcaatgttttttaatctcttctgctcatcaaccctgcatttatttgatccaaagtacagcaaaaaacagatttagaatttttttactatttaaaattgttttttttttaataaattttaaaatgtaatttattcctgtgatttcagtaTTATTACTCTAGTCacgtaatccttcagaaatcagtctaatattttgatttgctgctctaaaaacatttattattattattattatgtcgaaaacagctgagtagaattttttcaagtttctttgatgaatagaaggttcagaagaaaagcatttatctgaaatagaaatcttttgtaacattataaatgcctttatcaccacttttgatcaatttaaagcatctttgcaaaataaaagtattaatttctatcatttcttttccagaaaaaaaataaaacaaaatatactgactccaagcttttgaatggtatagtttataatgttaaaaaagctttttatttcagaaaaatgctgatctttggattttttctattcatcaaaaaatcctgaaaaaaatatgtaatcaactgttttaaatattgattatagtcaaataataacaaatgtttctcgaatagcaaatcagaatattagaatgatttctgaaggataatgtgacactgaagactagagtaatgatgctgaagatatagctttgatcacaggaataaattacattttaaaatatattcaaatagaaaacaataatttcaaatagtaaaaatatttcaatttttttttttgcttttactgtactttggatcaatagatgcaggcttggtgaacaaaagagacctttaaataacattacaaaacttactgtttaaaaacttttgactggtagtatgtaTTTATATCAATATAGATATTTATaactaaaaatgcagttttttttccaATATTTGTGTTGAACACTTACACACTAAACACTTACAAACATTAAAAGAGttaatgaatcaaataaaatctgATTAAAATCTCTCCATCTAAACAATTAACCTTCACTCATGTAAAATCAGTCTCCAATACAAGCAACAAAATAATGAACAGCATattataaaacaataatttactttgaaatttgaaatttacatttcaaatatataatattttaaatatctggAGCATCTATGTCAGTTTATGTGGCATTTTTGACCCTGGTATAATGTAAAATccattttcatatttatttcttACATATTTGAATTGGTTGTTGCGCTGACACAGAGTATATCATCTTAAAAGTGTCTCCCACTTTGAAACAGCAAAGTCTATAAAAATTTCTCTCAATCATCATCCGAAATTCATCCCCACACTCAAAGCTCAAATGCACCGCTGTAGCAGATCCTGTCGCTTTAAGCGGTGGGCGTGGCCAGTGCACTACGACCCGCCTCGTATGCAAATCCTCCCACTACTTTGGCTGGGTAATATAGTGCGGTACTCGTTTCAGGTGTCCATAGTGAGCGAAAGCCGCGGCTTGAGAAAAGATCGCACAGGCGTTATAAAGGGCGCAGTGAGAAGCGAAGTTCTCACGAAGAAGCAGACTGCAAATTAGCAAACATCCTCGCAACTCAACTTATAAACAACAGCCGGATAATACAAAACCACACTTGAGAAACCGAACGCAAGAGCGGATTATTCAACACACGGCGGATGACGGTTTCCTAACTTGTTGACATGAAAGCTTTTTGTGCAAAACATTTAGCTGGAGATCACCGGTGAACCGCAACACCTTATTTTCGGGTGTCAAATGACATGCAGCATACTGACTCGCGGCTCAGTATTACGGTAAGCGTTTAAGCAAGGAACGCCTCATTTATTTGGAAAAGTAAGGCATTTTACAACAAATAGAGCAATTGTTTAAGACTCGTAGTAGTGTATGCACTTACATGAAGCATTACATTGTTGTGCTATGTAATAGATAGAAGTATGTTGCGAAACTTTAAGTTTTGTACAGTGTAGTGAAACTGCATGCAGACTAAAATACTCTAGTATTGCGTTATCTGTTAACATCTTTAATACATTTGCATGCATATTAATGTATAATttctataaaatgtaaaatacttGCAGGAGTACACAAAACATTAggttataactatatatatatatatatacaccagaagctaattgaaaataaaaatgaagtgcTTTAAGATTATTAGGATCGGATTGTTTTTAAAAGCGGATCAATTGTGGATTTCAGATCTTGATCTCTGAGGAAGACACCAATGCCAGGAATCAGTGCAAACGCATCGCGAAATAAGAAGTGGGAGATGGAGGAATACGACCAATATCAGCACTATTTCTACGACGACCACAACTTGGACGAGGACTTCTTTTTCAAATCGACCGCACCGAGTGAGGACATTTGGAAGAAATTCGAGCTAGTGCCAACCCCGCCCATGTCGCCTGTCAGAATACTGGAAGGTAGCGGTCCATCTCCAGGGGACAGACTAGAGTGGATGTCCCAGTTCCTGGGGCAGGACGACGAGCAGGAGGGCCAGTGCAAGCTGAACGCGGAGGAGACTCTGGAGAACTTGAGCTCCATCATTATTCAGGACTGTATGTGGAGCAGTTTCTCCGCCAGTCAGCAGCTGGAGAAAGTTGTCAGCGAGCGCTTGTCCTGCTCGGCGCAGTCGAAACTCTCCGGCAAGGCGCAGTGCGTCCCTGCGGACGCGCCTGCTCTCAACAGCTTGGCGACAGATTGCGTGGATCCAGCAGCTGTCCTTACCTTCCCTCTGAGCAGCAGCTGTAAGAAACAGGTGTCGTCCGGGTCAGAATCTCGCACCGACTCCTCTGGTAAGCACTTAGACCGTTCACTTTGAACGCGACAGAGCAATAAAACAAAATTGTTTACTTAACCGTAGAGAAAGTGTAAATTTGCAGCTGTGTTGACACCTGACGGATCTTAATGATCATGCAGTGCAGTAGAACTAAGCCAAACCCTGACATACCTGAATAGAAAAGTTGCATTGGTGCCACGGGATTTAGGTTGGCATTTCATCTGGGTTTCTACTTAATATGTGTGGAATGTAATAGTTTGCTGAGCTTCCACATTCCTCCATTGTAACAAAAGGAGAAATTGTTTTACTTGTGGGTGGTGCCAGCAGCAGAAGCCAATAATAAGGATGCTTGAATGCTAAAGTGTTCAAGGCCACTCAATTGTCCACTAAGTATCCGAAGCTGCCACTATGGAGTGTTGCAGAGatgcaactttttgaaaatctgaaatctgagggtccaaaaaaaaaaaaaaaatctaaatgttgagaaaattgcctttaaagttgtccagctgattttcttagcaatgcatactacaaattttaagaaaaagtaagatttgatatatttgtggtaggaaatttacaaaatatcttcatggaacatgatctttacttaatatcctaatgatttttgacataaaagaaaaatccataattttgacccatacagtgtattttggctattgctgcaaatatacctgtgctacttaagactggttttgtggtccagggtcacatttgtttatgtcaatccaaacctgtaaaactttcttctgtggaatacaggatatattttgaagaatattttagctgtttttatccATGCAATGAAAGTCAAAAGTGTTAAATATGACACTTAATAAATAGTGCATTTCTGGTTTTGTGACACACATTCAGCTTTGAGCTCAGAGATAGAATTAATTGCATAGTGAAATCAGAGAAGAGAGAACTCAGAACAGATGCGTCTCTTATCAAAATACACATCAGAGGTGACTCCAAGTTCATTTTTGCAGTTCAAAGCCTCATTTACTTCCCTCTTGCTGAGAATAGGGAACAAATACACCCTTATAAATAAAGGTTCTTGACTGGCATCAATGGTACTGTggagaaccttgaacatccatggaaccttggTTCTTTATagaaaaagtttctttagatttttaaaatgttcttttaggaactgttcactgaaatgttctttgaggagccaaaagtggttcttctatggcaggggtGGGGAAtgttgatcctggagggccggtgaccctgcagagtttagctttaatTCTGGAAAAATACCAACCTGTATCCTGAAGTCcttgatcaggtgtgtttgattggggttggagctaaactctgcaggtacACCGGCCCTCAACATTTCCCGCccctgttctatggcatcactgcaaaaaaacacccctctggaacctttatttttaaaagtgtagaaaCCTAGGATTCATCAGATCCATCTAGTTAGATCTTGCACTCTGCATGGAATTTCTAACATGCTAGAATGGCTCAATGGAATGGTGTTGGACTTTGGTAGGAAGCACGATTTGTCTAAAGTCAATCTGCATTTCTTTCTGTTCTTTTAGATGATGAAGAGATCGATGTAGTGACTGTGGAACACAAGCAGAACAAGTCACGCTTGGTGAACGCCCGTAAACCGGTGACCATCACGGTTCGTGCAGACCCATATGACACTTGCATGAAACGTTTCCACATCTCCATCCACCAGCAGCAGCACAACTACGCTGCCCGCTCCCCTGACAGCTATCCTGAAGAGGAGCCGCCTCGCAAGAAGATCAGGCAAGAGACCTTGCAACCACGTTTGGGTTCCCCACCCCAAACGCCAGAAAGAAAACCTGCCTTACCTTCCCCCTCAATCCCCAGCCCATCTCAGACTGTCTCGGCTTCTCCAACACACACATCCTACCACCTCAAATCCCAACCATCCAGCCCTCAGAGTTCGGACTGTGAGGACACGGACAAGCGGAAGACACACAACTTCTTGGAGCGTAAGAGACGCAATGATTTACGCTCACGTTTTCTGGCTTTGCGGGATGAGATCCCAGGCCTGGTTGACTGTCCAAAGACACCCAAAGTTGTCATCCTGACTAAGGCCACAGAATACCTGCGTACGCTGCATGTGAGCGACAAACAGAAGGCTCAGGAGAAGAAGCAACTGAAAAACAAGCAACAGCAGTTACTTCGGAGACTCGCTGAACTGAAACGTGCATAAACCTTTGTAGTCCAGCCATATTTTCAATAGGAACTGTGTAGAACTGCGTGTTGGTGGGATATTTAATGGAGTGGACTCTGTTTTGAGATTAGTTCTTCAGTTTTCGTTCTTTGCACATCTGCCTTCGCAATGGGGAGGAGAAGTACTTGTGGAAGCTGTGGACCTCGGCAAGCTTCAAACATTTTCCAAAGAgggtcattgtttttgtttttcatttgaatttgAAACCATGAATGTGTGTTATCTTAAATTCTTTCGTGGAAGCTATAGTATTTGGGGCGGGGAAGTATTATTTCATTCAATTAGCATGCCAATTTAGGCATTATTTCAGATGTAGCAATTTACATGCATGTGTGATTGATCTTCTAAACCACCAAGCCCTTTTTAGTGGCGGAAATCTTGGGTAAATATATTTAAGGGTCTTTGATCAATCTTCTCCGTTAATAGTGCTTTATCTAAATTAACCTAAATTTTTGGAGAGCTGTGTGCCCCCATTGCCACATTTAACAGACAGGAAGTTGCATCACTGTTCTTTTGTTACATTGtgttccttttttttattttctttttcgtTTCAGTTATGTATATTATTGTTATCTTGAACGTTCAGGACAGTGTCCAGCACAGCCTTGCAGTGTATATAAACTGTGGCATATTCTTTGGACATATGTATATAATTGTAGTGGTGTACAGGACATTGTGTAAAAATACATACTCTGTGTTTTCAATATGAAAATCAGCACTGTTAATAgactttattttctatttttctgtCATTTGTCCTAAAACTTGGTTGGGCCGCCTGCCTTCCCTAGAGTATCTCAAAATTTCTATTTTTGTtaagaaaagttaaaaaaaaatcaaaaagttaaataaaacacTATCAACATTTCATTTTCATCACTAGCCACTTTATGCTGTTTTCACTGCCTATTCCCTTGTGTTCTGAAGTTTCTTTGGCTTATCGCTCTTGTGGCAGGAAAAAAATGCTGAAAGAATTTTGTACTAATTATATTTTCTTACGTAATTAATTGTATCATTGtttgatttctatttaaatataaagttGTACTGGTGGCATATGTTTACTTCTCTCCCAATTCGACCTTGTTACTTATTTTATGCACATGATCATTTGTCATGATTGAGGTTACTTCTGTTTGtacattcagctttgaaattggCCAAAAGGGTAAACTACCCTAAGAAACATGCATATGCCATCAGTAAcccattgttgttgtttttgtttctttcatTTTCTCCGTTGTCGTCAGGTGTCATAACGGGAGAAGAATGGCAGCAGCATTGTCTAAGCACTTTGTGTTCTGTACCTCATAAGCCTATatacataaactcaaaattgggtaaataataaaataaattcagtTCAAATCATGTCAGCATGCTTGTCTTTCTTTGTAACCAGCTAGCATTTAACTCCACATACACCTAAAGCCAtgaaaatgacatgtttaacagaATATTATATTGTCATTATATACTCACCTTCTGTGGAACGCTCTTCACATTCTTCAGTCACTATTCAACTTTTCACCATTCAACTGAAAGTGAATCATGTAAACAATGTAATTGATGagatttgggtgaactgtccctttaagattgTTGACAGTTTTTAAGTAATATCTTGATTAGAGGAGCAACAACCGGTTATGAAATGCGCCATAACTGTTTAAACAGTATCCTGACTCAGTTATGCCAGAAAATAGGGCAAGATTTTACTCTACGTGGCATAAGAGCTATTTCACTCCATCAACACCTGTATGAGTGTGTGTGAACTCGATTTGATCGTTTCATTAGCGAGAGCCACTTTTAGTTGACACGTCGTAGTGGCCTTCTTTGCCATGGCAACGCTCATCTCTCTTTTCCTTGGCGCAGAACGCTCAGTTGCCATGGAGACGGAAGAGAGCTATTCATACCCGTGTTCTTCCGGAAGGTGCACAAGTCGACCTGCTAATGTCAACAGTGTTGTCAAAGCagcaaattaaatgattaaaaactgTGCCAACTCATCAGATATGTGAGTGAATCTCAAAGCTGGCATTATTGCATTTAAGGGTTAGTAGTTTCACAATATTGCTAGAAACTAGATTACATGCAAATTGTAATCTGTTACTGATAACAAATTActgaaaattgtagttagtaatgtaatctATTGAATTATTCaatttaagtaatatattttgACTACCTTTTGATTACTTTTGACCTCTggttggttttagttggtcattcagtaagcctaggctggttggctgatcttagctggtttaagttggaagtagctggttttagctggtctaccagcctggccaggctgggaaagtggccaaaacccctctaaaaccagggtttagtggggttttggccacttccttcctgttaggttgggagaccagctggaacaaccagctaaaaccagcttggccagcctagccaggctgtgagaccagctaaaaccagctacttccaacttaaaccagcCAAGACAATCAACCAttttaggttggttttagctgtttttttcagcagggtttaaaggggttttggctgggagaccagctgaaacaactagctaaaaccagcttggccagcctagccaggctgtgagaccagctaaaaccagctacttccaacttaaaccagctaagaccagtcaaacatcttaggctggttttagctgtttttctcaGCAGGGTttaaaggggttttggccacttccttccCATCAGGTTGGTtgaccagctggaacaactagctaaaaccagcttggccagcctagccaggctgt of the Garra rufa chromosome 17, GarRuf1.0, whole genome shotgun sequence genome contains:
- the myclb gene encoding protein L-Myc-1b; the encoded protein is MPGISANASRNKKWEMEEYDQYQHYFYDDHNLDEDFFFKSTAPSEDIWKKFELVPTPPMSPVRILEGSGPSPGDRLEWMSQFLGQDDEQEGQCKLNAEETLENLSSIIIQDCMWSSFSASQQLEKVVSERLSCSAQSKLSGKAQCVPADAPALNSLATDCVDPAAVLTFPLSSSCKKQVSSGSESRTDSSDDEEIDVVTVEHKQNKSRLVNARKPVTITVRADPYDTCMKRFHISIHQQQHNYAARSPDSYPEEEPPRKKIRQETLQPRLGSPPQTPERKPALPSPSIPSPSQTVSASPTHTSYHLKSQPSSPQSSDCEDTDKRKTHNFLERKRRNDLRSRFLALRDEIPGLVDCPKTPKVVILTKATEYLRTLHVSDKQKAQEKKQLKNKQQQLLRRLAELKRA